The Mangrovibacillus cuniculi sequence CTGGCTGTACCAAGCTCTGTTTCACATATATTATCTTTCGGAATAGCTTTTTCTTTAATTACTTTTTTACATGTAGTAATTGGTGAACTAGCACCGAAGACAGTGGCGATTCAAAAAGCAGAACAAGTATCATTGTTGCTTTCGAGGCCATTAATTTTGTTTTATAAAATTATGTATCCATTCATTTGGGCGCTAAATGGCTCTGCTCGTTTTCTTGTAGGAGTGTTTGGAATCAAATCAGCTTCCGAACATGAGGTAGCACACAGTGAGGAAGAGCTTCGCATAATCCTTACGGAGAGTTACGAAAAAGGAGAAATCAATAAATCTGAATTTAATTATGTAAATAAGATTTTTGAATTTGACAACCGTGTAGCAAAAGAAATAATGGTTCCAAGAACGGACATGGTCGTATTAGATTTGCACGATCCAATCGAAGAAGTGTTGGAAACATTTAAAGAGGAACAGTTTACTCGTTACCCAATTGTAGATGGGGATAAAGACCTCATTGTCGGAATGTTAAACACAAAAGAAATCTTTACGGATTATATTCACTTTACACCAAACCAGATACAGACATTTATTTTAAAAAAATATGTACGCCCTGTCTTGAAAGTAATTGAAACAATTCCAATCCATAATCTATTGATGAAAATGCAAAAAGAACGAAAACACCTTGCTGTTTTAATAGATGAGTATGGTGGGACCGCTGGGCTAGTGACAGTGGAAGATATCCTAGAAGAGATTGTTGGGGAGATTCGAGATGAGTTTGATCAAGATGAAAAACCCCAAATACAAAAGATATCTAGTCATCAATACATTTTAGACGGAAGAGTACACATTAGTGATGTCAACGAGCTTTTTAATTTGACCATTGATGATTCGGAGCTAGATACCATAGGTGGCTGGATCTTAACAAAAAACATCGACATTGAAGTTGGCGAAACTGTTGTAGAAGATCATACTGAATTCACTGTTCTTGAAATGGATGGGAGAATGATTAGAAGTATGGAGGTTTCGGGAAGATAGCTGTGCTTTGTTAGTGCGGGATTATTTTTTCCATCTAATGACCCTTGTGAGGAATTGGAAGAAAAGTTACAATTATCACAAGGGAGTGTGATCATTATGTTTAAAAAATTAGCAGCAGACGCATTAGGACTATCTGATATCGGAAAGATTATTTCCCCACAAGACTATGATAAAACAGATTCAGACGACTACGTTTTTGAAGAGGACTCGGAGAAAATCTACTTCTTGATCAAGACAAAAGCGGATGAGTATTGCTTCACAAACTTAGCGCTAATACACGTAGATGGAGAAAATGCCATCTCATCTAAACGTACACTTAAGCGTTACCCTTATGCAAAATATCCTATCTCAAACGTATTCCTAGAAACAGCTGGTAAAGTGGACCTAGACGTAGAAATTAAATTCCGTATGGGAAATGTGGATTTTGATATCGACGTTCACAAAGAACAAATCGAACTACTAAAAGACCTATACAAAACATTACTTCGCATTGCTGAAATGGTAGAAGAAAACAACACGCGTTTCGGCTTCGCGGAAAACAGCCTGCAAAACGCTGCAAAGGTACTAACAAGCTCTCGTTCCGAAGAGCAATCCTTATCTGCAGAATTTAAACAAATCACCGAGTACGGCTTCTCCTTCCTAGAGGAAGCACACCAAAACTACCGTCGCAAAGACTTCGGCGCGGTGTTTGAAAAGTATTTAAATAATTAATTATGATAGACCAGGCATTGAGCTTGGTCTTTTTTGTGTTCGTGAACAGTAACAACTTAGCTCATGTTGAGAGAGGATGGCGGCTTAAGCGCTTAAGCCGCCATGCGAGAGAGGGAGTGGAGGCGACAAAAAGGCTAAGTCGCCATGCGGGGGTGACAGGGAAGGCGACAAAAGGGTTAAGCCGCCATGCGGGGGAGGAAAGGAAGGCGACAAAAGGGTTAAGTCGCCATGCGGGGGAGGAAAGGAAGGCGACAAAAGGGTTAAGTCGACATGCGGGCGAGGAAAGGAAGGCGACAAAGCGATTAAGTCGCCATGCGAGAGAGGAAGGGAAGGCGACAAAAGGGTTAAGTCGCCATATGGGGGAGGAAAAGAAGGCGACAAAGCGATTAAGTCGCCATGCGAGAGAGGAAGGGAAGGCGACAAAGGGGTTAAGCCGCCATATGGGAGAGGAAAGAAAGGCGACAAAGCGGTTAAGTCGCCATGTGGGAGAAGAAGGGAAGGCGACAAAAGGGTTAAGTCGCCATATGGGGGAGGAAAGGAAGGCGACAAAGCGATTAAGTCGCCATGCGAGAGAGGATGGGAAGGCGACAAAGGGGTTAAGCCGCCATGCGAGAGAGGAAATCAAGGGTACAAAAGCGCTTAAGCCGCCAGGGAGGAGAAGGCCCCCATGTACAAAGCGCTTAAGCCGCCAGACAAGAGAAGGAAACCTATCTACAAAAGCCCATACACCCCACCACCCCATCCCTCTCCTCAACAATCCCCCCACGACTTTTTCCTCAAATCCAAGTTCACCGGCTAAAAATCAAAAAAACTTCCATACTAAGGAAATAAACAGCTACGGAATATGCAATTGTGGGGAATATAATTGACAGTGAGAATCATATTCAATTAGAATCTAAATGAAAATAATTATCACTAATTCACGATTTCCATGATGGAGGATCAAAACATGACTCAACAACAGACGACCGCCTCGTCGGCTCTCTCTTATATACAAACGAACTTCCCAGAACTTGAATCAACATACTTAGCTAACGTAGAAAAGGCAAAGAAATCAGTTCTGCAACAACTGATGCAAGCTGTCGTAAGGGAACAATTAGTAGAGACTTCTTGGGGGATAAGCAGCTGACTGCATACTTAGGGCAGGATGTGGTGCTGGAGGTTCCAGTTCAACACGTGTATCAGTTACGTCAGTTCGATATAAAAGGTGACATTACCTTTATCACTAAGGAACAAAAAGAAACGGTCAAAGACCCTTGTCAACTAGTGGATTTGCTTGCACTTTCTCCAACTATTTTAGAGAAAGATGACTTGCAAGCTTTTAAATTAGAAGTGGAAAACAGTGTGTACAACTATGCGTTAGGTTTGACCAGTGTACCTATCAGGTTTGCGTCGTTACCAAAAGAAAACTCAGTATGGGAGTATGTAACGAATCAATCCACCAACTTTAGTCCGTTAACCTTCTTTGAACAGCTGGTGATTCAAGGTCACACCATTCATCCATGTTCCAGAACGAGATTAGGCATGGCAGCAGAAGCTGTTACGACCTATGCACCAGAATGGGGGTCGGATTTTGAGGTCCCTGTCGTTGCGGTTCATCAACGACATGTCCATGTGACCAACAAAGAGGGAGAAGGGATTACTGAATTACTGCTGAAAGATTACCCTTCCTTTCAAGCACAACTGAAGAAGCAATTAGGGGAAGAGTGGAAGCAGTACGAACTCATCCCTGTCCATCCCTGGCAATTAGAGAATACAATTATTCCAAGATACCAAAAAGAGATAACGGAAAAAGTGGTTGTGCCACTAGAAAAAATCAGCATCCCTATGTCCGCTTTGGTGTCGTTCCGTTCTCTTTCACCAACAGGTTCAAAACGTTTACACCATATTAAAACGGCTATTAATGTTCAGATGACAAGCGCGGTTCGAACGGTGTCAGCAGCTTCTACCATCAACGGCCCGAAGCTTTCCGTGATTCTCGAACAACTAGAGAGGGAAGCAAATGTTCAGTTTTTACAAGAAAAATCGGGAATTCACTTTATCCCTTCTGAACATCTCTCGGATACGGATAAGAATTTCTATGAGAAGAATCTTGCTTCCATCATTAGAGAAAATCCCGAAGCGAAGTTACATACCGGAGAGGTTGCCATGCCAGGTGTCTCCCTTCTTGCACCATCACCGTTCACAAACAAAATGGTCATAGAAGAGCTCATTCAAAGTCTTGCGGAAAAAGAAAATCTATCGCAAGAAGCGGCCACAAAAGCTTTCCTACAAAAATATGTAGATGTGGTGCTACCAGGAGTTCTCACGTTAATGACGAAGTTTGGCATTAGTCTAGAAGTCCACTTGCAGAATGCTGTTATCGTCTTTCAAGATAAACTGCCAAAACGACTACTCATCCGTGATAACGGTGGCGTTAGAATTATGCCTTCACGATTAGGTCAAGAAGTAGACATTGATAACAGAACAAACCTACTAACAGATGAAGCAAAAGATCTGCACGCCATTTTCTCTCATGCCGTCATTCACAATCACTTGGGTGAAATTATTGTGGCTTTGACAAGAAAAGGATTAAGTAAGGAAGAAACGCTCTGGAACATTGTCCGTACAAAGATAGAAGAGGTGTTTTCACGACTTCCACATGCAGAAATGGACCGAGAAGCCATCCTTGCTCCAACGACAACCATGAAAGCACTCGTGAAAATGAGACTTTCTGATGCATTTATGGATAATTTGTACGTTACATTACCGAATCCCTTACATCTGAAGGAGGTGAAACAACCATGAAGGCACTTCAACTTAAGAATCAAAACATGCTAAAAGAAGAACAAGAAGTGTATGAGTTTCTTCAGCAGAAAATGCCGGAGTATGCACCTCGTTACATTTCTCTGTTATCCAAAGGCCGAAAGGGTATATTGCATAAACTCGCATCTGGTATCCTCCGAGAAAATATAGATGATAGTTACCTTAACGCAGTTACTCGTAAAGGGACCAGTGAGACTTGGGGAGAAAGCCATCTACCTTCCTATTTCTTTACTTGGATCAAAACAATGCCTCTCAGTCACAATGGCACCTACAAAATTGTGGAGAGAGATGGTCGTTACTTTGTTTTCCAAATAGAAGGAGAGTTTGCCTACCAGCGAGTGCAGACGACAGGGGATATTCTCCTCGTCACAGAACACGGTGTTTCTGCGATAGATACGGCGTCTCAATTACTAGGTGAGTTCTACCAAAACAGCGCTTCTCCTGAAAATTTCGAAGGCTTCATCGTGGAGTTGGATAACGGAACTGCGAATGCTACGCTTTCCTACTTGTATGAAGAAATCTGGTCACATCAGGTTCGAGTAGAGGGGAAGGAGCGGAATGTGTGCAATCTGTGGGATTATATTCGTGAAAAACAGCTAGAAGATCCATCGTTCTCAACGGCTCTTTTCTTTGAACAATTAGCGGTAGAAGGCCACCATTTGCACCCTGGTGCCAAGACGAAAACAGGGCTTCGAGTAGATAATGTCTTTCGTTATTCACCTGAGTTTCACCAGACGTTTTCTGTTCGATTTGTTGCAGTACATCGAACGTTACTTCGTACTACAGAGGAAGGTGGATTCTTAGAAACAGTTCTTCCAAGTGTTCATGCAAAAGGAATGAGAGAGCTGCAGGATAGAGGGTTTGAAGCTAGTGAATATGATATCTTGCCAGTCCATCCATGGCAGTATAAGTTTGCGCTTGCCTCTATTTATGAAGAGGAAATCAGAAGAGAACAATTGTTATTTTTACCTAACGTAACTCTTAAAGCGAAGGCAACATCTTCATTCCGAACAGTGTATCCACTGGAAAAGTCAGCGCCAGGAATTAAACTCGCGGTAAACAGCCAAATGACGTCAACGGTTCGATCTATTTCCACGAACACGGCGTTAAATACGACGTCATTTTCAGCAATGATAGATGAGATAAAAAAGAGAGAACCACACTTAACAAGCTTTGTACCCATAAACGAGATTGCAGGTGCGGCATTTCCTTCTGGGGATAATTTGAAGAGCAGGAATCTCTCTGTCTTGTTAAGAGAAAGTATAGAAGATAAGTTGGAACCAGGAGAAATAGCGATAGCGGGTTCATCCTTGTACGCGAAGTCTCCATTTTCTACGAAAACAATCGTGCAAGAAATGGTGGATAGCTACAAGAAGGATGTTGTTGGATTCTTTGAAGACTACGTGGATAAGAGTTTAGCTGGATTTTTAACGCTGATGGTCAAGTATGGCGTGGCGTTAGAGGGGCATTTGCAAAACAGTGTACCTGTGATGAAAGACGGAGAAATTACGCGCTTTTTCTTCCGCGATTGGGGCGGTGCGAGAATTTACAAGCCGAGGCTAGAGAATCAGGGAGTTTCTATTTCCTTCGAAGAAAATTCGGTATCCATTACCAATAGTATACGAGACATGCATGATAAACTTTATTACACGGTGTTCCAAAACCATTATGGGGAGGTCATTCGTCAGCTCGTCCTGCATTACGACGTTTCGGAATTATCTTTATGGCAATTGGTCAAACAGAAATGTAAAGAGATCCTGTCGACATTAAGGGAAGAAGTTTGTGTGGAGGACGATTCGACGTTCATATTCCAACCAATCGTGCAACATAAATCGCTTACTACCATGAGATTGAAAGATGGAAAAGGCTATGAGTATAACGAAGTGCCAAATCCACTTTCTTGGGATGGCGTTTCAAATGAGTGACAAAACACTCCTTTGGAGGCAAGGATTTTCATTAAGAAAACGAAAAGAAAGCGTCTTTTATCGTTTTTTAACAGGGACGTTCATTGTGAGGACAACCGATTGGATGGATTTAACGATACTCAATTGGTTTGTCTTTCAGTGGACGGGTTCCCCGGTAGCGCTAGGAATTTTAAACGCTTGTCGTTTATTACCGACTCTGTTGATTAGCTTTCCTACAGGTGTGATGGCAGATCGTTTTGACCGCCAAAAGCTGTTAATTATCAGTAATATAGGTGTGTTTTGTTTCACGATGTTGCTCGCACTCATTGTTTTTTTACAATGGTCGATTAGTTGGTTATTCGTCTTGGTGGTCGGTCGATCGTTGTTTATGACATTAGAAGTTACGGTACGAAATGCTTTCTTATCCAACGTGGTTTCGAAAGAATTTTTACCAAAAGCAATATCCCTGCAAACGATGCTTATTAACGTATCCCGTATGATTGGACCTGCCATTGCAGGGTGGCTACTAGTTTTCACAGAGGTTTGGCTCTTATTTTTTATCGTCGCGTTTGGATCGCTGGTTGCTATCGCGTTCCTTGGGAAGTTGGAAATTACGACAGAGAAGCCTAAAGTCAGAAAGAGCTTAGAAAGCAAACAATGGCGAGAGACAATTGGGTATATCAAACAAAATCCGTTACTGCTTTCCATCCTCTTATTTGCTATAGCTCCTATGATTTTTGGTTTTCCATATACCACTATGCTCCCTCTTTTTGTAGATCAGTTGATGGGATTAGGGCCTAGTGGATTAGGCATTTTATTGTCTGTCTCTTCTTTGGGCGCTATTATTGCGACTGCGGTTTTAACCGTCACAACTCTTCCAAAGGGTCGCACGTTAGTGTTATCGGCACTTTGTTTTGGGGGATTTTTAATGATGTGGATGCTGGCTTCATCGAGTTATATTTTATCCCTAATCGCTATGGGAGCCATAGGATTCTTCAGCCAGCTATACCGTACCACGAGTCGTATTGCACTCCAACTTCAAACGAGTGACGAATGGAGAGGGAGAGTGCTGAGCATCGCCCTAATGGACCGAGCCTATATTCCACTTGGCGCTATAATCATCGGTTTTGTCGCGAGTCTTTTTGGTCCTGCAGCAGCAGGTTGGCTGATGGGAGTGGGCTGTGTCACAAGTGTCTTGTTAATTTTATGGAGAAGAAAAGAAATTTGGAGTATGTAAGGAGGAACGGACGTGCAAGAGATTGTGGATATCGTAACGAAGCACGCAAAGAAAGAACCAGCTTGTGCGTATGTGTATGACTTGAAATTCTTAAAAGCCCATGTGGAAAGGATGAAGGAAAGTCTACCTGCCAATTGTCAGCTATTTTACGCGATGAAGGCGAACCCGGACGACAAGATTATCCAGACACTATCCCCAGTAGTGGACGGTTTCGAGATTGCGTCACGTGGTGAGTTAGAAAGAGTTTCCTCCTATGTGAATAACCAAATTATCTTCGGTGGACCTGGAAAAAAAGACGAGGAAATCCGACAATTAATTCAAACAAACGTTTGTTTAATAAACGTCGAAAGTGTGCACGATCTGCATCGCATCGCCTATTTAGCAGAGCATGCAGGTACGCAAGCGCCCGTTATGTTGCGAGTTAACTTGAATCGAAACGTGTCGGAAAGCAAACTTAAAATGTCAGGTGTACCAACGCAATTTGGCATAGAAGAAGATGACATTCCACAAGTAATTGCGGAAGCATTAAGTCATCCTTCTTTGGAGTTGAAAGGTTTCCATTTCCACGCAATGTCCAATAATCTAGATGCACATGCACATATAAAATTTGTAGATCTCTGCCTGGAACTTTCTCACAAGTGGCAATGTGACTTCGCCATCTCTGCGCCAATTGTAGATGTTGGAGGAGGCATCGGTATTAATTACTGGAACCCAAGAGAAGCCTTTGACTGGGACCTTTTTGCTGACGGATTACGGGAAGTGGTGGAGCGACATGCGAGTTTAACGATAATTCTAGAGATCGGGCGTTTCATGACAGCGGAGTGTGGATTCTACGTGACGGAAGTGCTGGACGTAAAAGAAAACCACGGCGAAGTCTTCGTAGTCTTAAGGGGTGGAACTCACCACTTGCGTTTACCAGCAGCGTGGAAAATGAGTCACCCATTCGTGGCAATTCCTGTGGATAAATGGAGTTACCCATTTGAGAGGCCAGGAGTGCAAGGGCGAAAAGTGAACATAGTGGGCGAGTTATGCACACCGAACGACGTCTTGGTGCGCCAAGAGTCGGTGGAAGAAGTGCGAGCGGGTGATTTAATTGTATTCACCCACGCGGGAGCATACGCGTGGACCATCTCGCACCACGATTTCTTGAGTCACCCGTATCCGGAAGTGTTTTATTTGGAGTAGGGGGTTGGTGAGGAGAGTTTGGGGGGGCGGCGTAAGCGGTTAAGCCGGGGGTTTGGAGAATAAGAGAAGGCGACAAACGGGTTAAGTCGCCATGCTGGAGAGGAAGGGAAGGCGACAAACGGATTAAGTCGCCATGCTGGAGAGGAAGGGAAGGCGACAAACGGGTTAAGTCGCCATGCTGGAGAGGAAGGGAAGGCGACAAACGGATTAAGTCGCCATGCGGGAGAGGAAGGAAAGGCGACAAACGGGTTAAGTCGCCGTGCGGGAGAGGAAGATGAGGCGACAAACGAGGTAAGTCGCCATGCGGGAGAGGAAGAGAAGGCGACAAACGGGTTAAGTCGCCATCCTGGAGAGGAAGGGAAGGCGACAAAAGCGCTTAAGCCGCAGGTCAGGAGAGGTGTCGCCATGTACAAAAGCGCTTAAGCCGCAGGTCAGGAGAGGTGCCCCCATGTACAAAAGCGCTTAAGCCGCAGGTTAGGATAAGTGCCCCCATGTACAAAAGCGCTTAAGCCGCAGGTCAGTAGAGGCGTCGCCATGTACAAAAGCGCTTAAGCCGCAGGGAAGGAGAGGTGCCCCCATGTACAAAAGCGCTTAAGCCGCAGGGAAGGAGAGTTGTGCCCATGTACAAAAGCGCTTAAGCAGCAGGTTAGGATAAGTGCCCCCATGTACAAAAGCGCTTAAGCCGCAGGAAAGGAGAGGTGCCCCATGTACAAAAGCGCTTAAGCCGCAGGGAAGGAGAGGTGCCCCCATGTACAAAAGCGCTTAAGCCGCTGGAAAGGAGAGTTGCCCCCATGCACAAAAGCGCTTAAGCCGCAGGAAAGGAGAGTTGCCTCCATGCACAAAAGCGCTTAAGCCGCAGGAAAGGAGAGTTGCCTCCATGTACAAAAGCGCTTAAGCCGCAGGAAAGGAGAGTTGTCCCCATGCACAAAAGCGCTTAAGCCGCCGGTGAGGAGAGGTATCGCCATGCACAAAAGCGCTTAAGCCGCCGTTGGAAGTGAGGTACAAAAAAGAGACACACCAAGTGCGCCCCTCACCTCATCTCCAACAACGCCTTCGTCACATACTTGGACGGCCAATCTCTTAACAGTCCAAAAATAGGCGCCTCGTGCAAGCTGAGTCTTCTGATTTTGCTTGTTCCTTCTCCGTTTAATATCTTCACTAGCATTTGCGTAGGGACTTCTTCTTCATAGTCCTCCAAAAACTCCTTGATCTTTTCAGCGTCGCCACGCATTAACACCAAATCCTTCATCTGAAACACCACGTCCGTTGCTTTAGGCGCAGCTTCTTCCACAGCTTGTCCCCAGTTTTCTAGTAACATCTCCAGTTGGCTTTCCAATCCGTCCTGGACGAAGGTTTTCCACAACGCTACTTTTTTCAAGACGCGCATGTCTGGTATTTCCACACTTACTAGACTTAGAAGACTAGGCTCTACTGGCTCCAAAGGTAAATGTATGCTTAAAATCTCTTGATAGGCCTCCACTAGAGGATGGGATAACGCTTCGACCTGATGTTTAAAAAGGACTAGCTGTTCTAGCCTTTGTGATTGAGCGGTCAATGCCACCTTCAACTCATGCAAATCTCGAATCACACTTATCACTTTCGGGGTCTTCTCCGCCATGTCATTGAATTGACGCTCGATGGTTGCAATCCGCTTTGTCGCTTGTGCCAAGTCTACTTCTAGCGGCAATGTCACCTGACCTGTGGAAACATGGTAAGTAACCCCGTAATTACACGTTTCACAGCGACAGTGGATACTATCATTCTCCGCTTGCATCACGAGGTTTTTTTGGTGATCACACATCTTCCACTTCCATTCGTCAGGTACATGACGATATGGTCGCATGACGATTTCTACACGGTGC is a genomic window containing:
- a CDS encoding type III PLP-dependent enzyme, whose protein sequence is MQEIVDIVTKHAKKEPACAYVYDLKFLKAHVERMKESLPANCQLFYAMKANPDDKIIQTLSPVVDGFEIASRGELERVSSYVNNQIIFGGPGKKDEEIRQLIQTNVCLINVESVHDLHRIAYLAEHAGTQAPVMLRVNLNRNVSESKLKMSGVPTQFGIEEDDIPQVIAEALSHPSLELKGFHFHAMSNNLDAHAHIKFVDLCLELSHKWQCDFAISAPIVDVGGGIGINYWNPREAFDWDLFADGLREVVERHASLTIILEIGRFMTAECGFYVTEVLDVKENHGEVFVVLRGGTHHLRLPAAWKMSHPFVAIPVDKWSYPFERPGVQGRKVNIVGELCTPNDVLVRQESVEEVRAGDLIVFTHAGAYAWTISHHDFLSHPYPEVFYLE
- a CDS encoding hemolysin family protein encodes the protein MIILNLFLVAVLIALTAFFVATEFAVVKVRGTRIEQLAEEGNKSALAAQKVLDNLDGYLSACQLGITITALGLGWLGEPTIERILHPVFEELAVPSSVSHILSFGIAFSLITFLHVVIGELAPKTVAIQKAEQVSLLLSRPLILFYKIMYPFIWALNGSARFLVGVFGIKSASEHEVAHSEEELRIILTESYEKGEINKSEFNYVNKIFEFDNRVAKEIMVPRTDMVVLDLHDPIEEVLETFKEEQFTRYPIVDGDKDLIVGMLNTKEIFTDYIHFTPNQIQTFILKKYVRPVLKVIETIPIHNLLMKMQKERKHLAVLIDEYGGTAGLVTVEDILEEIVGEIRDEFDQDEKPQIQKISSHQYILDGRVHISDVNELFNLTIDDSELDTIGGWILTKNIDIEVGETVVEDHTEFTVLEMDGRMIRSMEVSGR
- a CDS encoding PH domain-containing protein produces the protein MFKKLAADALGLSDIGKIISPQDYDKTDSDDYVFEEDSEKIYFLIKTKADEYCFTNLALIHVDGENAISSKRTLKRYPYAKYPISNVFLETAGKVDLDVEIKFRMGNVDFDIDVHKEQIELLKDLYKTLLRIAEMVEENNTRFGFAENSLQNAAKVLTSSRSEEQSLSAEFKQITEYGFSFLEEAHQNYRRKDFGAVFEKYLNN
- a CDS encoding MFS transporter, with amino-acid sequence MSDKTLLWRQGFSLRKRKESVFYRFLTGTFIVRTTDWMDLTILNWFVFQWTGSPVALGILNACRLLPTLLISFPTGVMADRFDRQKLLIISNIGVFCFTMLLALIVFLQWSISWLFVLVVGRSLFMTLEVTVRNAFLSNVVSKEFLPKAISLQTMLINVSRMIGPAIAGWLLVFTEVWLLFFIVAFGSLVAIAFLGKLEITTEKPKVRKSLESKQWRETIGYIKQNPLLLSILLFAIAPMIFGFPYTTMLPLFVDQLMGLGPSGLGILLSVSSLGAIIATAVLTVTTLPKGRTLVLSALCFGGFLMMWMLASSSYILSLIAMGAIGFFSQLYRTTSRIALQLQTSDEWRGRVLSIALMDRAYIPLGAIIIGFVASLFGPAAAGWLMGVGCVTSVLLILWRRKEIWSM
- a CDS encoding IucA/IucC family protein, which produces MGDKQLTAYLGQDVVLEVPVQHVYQLRQFDIKGDITFITKEQKETVKDPCQLVDLLALSPTILEKDDLQAFKLEVENSVYNYALGLTSVPIRFASLPKENSVWEYVTNQSTNFSPLTFFEQLVIQGHTIHPCSRTRLGMAAEAVTTYAPEWGSDFEVPVVAVHQRHVHVTNKEGEGITELLLKDYPSFQAQLKKQLGEEWKQYELIPVHPWQLENTIIPRYQKEITEKVVVPLEKISIPMSALVSFRSLSPTGSKRLHHIKTAINVQMTSAVRTVSAASTINGPKLSVILEQLEREANVQFLQEKSGIHFIPSEHLSDTDKNFYEKNLASIIRENPEAKLHTGEVAMPGVSLLAPSPFTNKMVIEELIQSLAEKENLSQEAATKAFLQKYVDVVLPGVLTLMTKFGISLEVHLQNAVIVFQDKLPKRLLIRDNGGVRIMPSRLGQEVDIDNRTNLLTDEAKDLHAIFSHAVIHNHLGEIIVALTRKGLSKEETLWNIVRTKIEEVFSRLPHAEMDREAILAPTTTMKALVKMRLSDAFMDNLYVTLPNPLHLKEVKQP
- a CDS encoding IucA/IucC family protein, which produces MKALQLKNQNMLKEEQEVYEFLQQKMPEYAPRYISLLSKGRKGILHKLASGILRENIDDSYLNAVTRKGTSETWGESHLPSYFFTWIKTMPLSHNGTYKIVERDGRYFVFQIEGEFAYQRVQTTGDILLVTEHGVSAIDTASQLLGEFYQNSASPENFEGFIVELDNGTANATLSYLYEEIWSHQVRVEGKERNVCNLWDYIREKQLEDPSFSTALFFEQLAVEGHHLHPGAKTKTGLRVDNVFRYSPEFHQTFSVRFVAVHRTLLRTTEEGGFLETVLPSVHAKGMRELQDRGFEASEYDILPVHPWQYKFALASIYEEEIRREQLLFLPNVTLKAKATSSFRTVYPLEKSAPGIKLAVNSQMTSTVRSISTNTALNTTSFSAMIDEIKKREPHLTSFVPINEIAGAAFPSGDNLKSRNLSVLLRESIEDKLEPGEIAIAGSSLYAKSPFSTKTIVQEMVDSYKKDVVGFFEDYVDKSLAGFLTLMVKYGVALEGHLQNSVPVMKDGEITRFFFRDWGGARIYKPRLENQGVSISFEENSVSITNSIRDMHDKLYYTVFQNHYGEVIRQLVLHYDVSELSLWQLVKQKCKEILSTLREEVCVEDDSTFIFQPIVQHKSLTTMRLKDGKGYEYNEVPNPLSWDGVSNE
- a CDS encoding RQC-minor-2 family DNA-binding protein gives rise to the protein MLTRVQHIVEPLFANMSQEDVDSLLDFLGGSLYLPVPVYKEEELYPQLLRPETFLWKEHSLQRGIPIEKEYFYPQNYSALSGKELERHLSKIVADYLFCAKLHKQSQEQWIRRLEDAYVTHGFIQLANEKNSVVEAVEKMNKNSLLSVLHYPEDVAFWRHRVEIVMRPYRHVPDEWKWKMCDHQKNLVMQAENDSIHCRCETCNYGVTYHVSTGQVTLPLEVDLAQATKRIATIERQFNDMAEKTPKVISVIRDLHELKVALTAQSQRLEQLVLFKHQVEALSHPLVEAYQEILSIHLPLEPVEPSLLSLVSVEIPDMRVLKKVALWKTFVQDGLESQLEMLLENWGQAVEEAAPKATDVVFQMKDLVLMRGDAEKIKEFLEDYEEEVPTQMLVKILNGEGTSKIRRLSLHEAPIFGLLRDWPSKYVTKALLEMR